A DNA window from Veillonellaceae bacterium contains the following coding sequences:
- a CDS encoding molecular chaperone Skp, translating into MFKHKYMLRFLLLIVSVAAFTTGCSLGKTNDTKPPASQVGIIDMNQAIKAHPRYGEAAKLEQQYNTLAAQVQASRPAPQVNTAGPDMSKVIAGINAALEQEFNAKMTEKQAQLSAGFQAKVEQLRSDLTAELQAYAKELDQTYQSQIFSIQLKLKTVHLSQEEMTLLQDELDKLQKERAAKLAAKEQELSAKMDEQMAPEKAAIEQQLAAYAQQLHAELAQKGAAQASEIANRNQQSAAKITAQPAGSSEQQLAAKQREIEMLKQLIVDDIRSKAAKVAVEQGLEAVLAKVQVNVNAVDITGAVISQFSANNIQLK; encoded by the coding sequence GTGTTCAAGCATAAGTATATGTTGCGGTTTCTGCTATTAATCGTTTCCGTTGCAGCCTTTACCACCGGCTGTTCACTTGGGAAGACCAACGACACCAAACCCCCTGCGTCCCAGGTTGGGATAATCGATATGAATCAAGCTATTAAAGCCCATCCAAGATATGGCGAAGCGGCAAAGCTTGAACAGCAGTATAATACACTGGCGGCCCAAGTCCAAGCCAGTCGGCCCGCCCCGCAAGTCAATACAGCCGGCCCTGATATGTCAAAGGTGATTGCCGGTATAAATGCTGCTCTGGAGCAAGAATTTAATGCTAAGATGACTGAGAAACAGGCTCAGCTCAGCGCTGGGTTCCAGGCTAAGGTTGAACAGCTGCGTAGTGATTTAACGGCAGAATTGCAGGCCTATGCCAAGGAACTGGATCAAACATATCAATCGCAAATTTTCAGCATTCAGCTTAAGCTAAAAACAGTTCACCTAAGCCAGGAAGAAATGACTTTGCTGCAAGATGAATTGGATAAGCTGCAAAAAGAACGAGCGGCAAAATTAGCGGCAAAAGAGCAGGAATTGTCGGCAAAAATGGATGAGCAAATGGCACCTGAAAAAGCTGCCATTGAGCAGCAGTTAGCGGCCTATGCCCAGCAGCTTCATGCCGAACTGGCGCAAAAGGGTGCTGCACAAGCATCAGAGATTGCCAACCGTAATCAGCAATCAGCGGCGAAGATTACGGCCCAGCCTGCCGGCAGTAGCGAGCAGCAGTTAGCCGCTAAACAGCGTGAAATTGAAATGCTAAAACAGCTGATTGTTGACGATATTCGCAGCAAAGCCGCAAAGGTTGCCGTTGAACAAGGGCTTGAGGCTGTACTGGCCAAGGTTCAGGTAAATGTCAATGCTGTAGATATTACCGGTGCGGTTATCAGTCAATTTTCAGCTAATAATATTCAGCTTAAATAA
- a CDS encoding OmpH family outer membrane protein, with product MKNTGKLVVLLLVVFAFSVLVSGCSGTGGQNIGVLDVNKVMAESPKVKGFQEQLNAKGKELTDNLEKEKAGLSAEEYQKRQEAAYSEFVKIKQDLEGQIDASIKQTLEQVAQEKKLSVVLYKNGVAQGGTDITDEVIKRMQ from the coding sequence ATGAAAAATACAGGTAAATTGGTTGTTTTATTATTGGTTGTCTTTGCGTTCAGCGTGCTAGTCAGCGGCTGCAGCGGTACCGGCGGACAGAATATCGGCGTTCTTGACGTAAACAAAGTAATGGCTGAAAGTCCTAAAGTCAAAGGCTTCCAGGAGCAGCTTAATGCTAAAGGTAAAGAACTAACCGATAACTTGGAAAAGGAAAAAGCCGGCTTAAGTGCTGAGGAATACCAAAAACGGCAAGAGGCGGCTTATAGTGAATTTGTTAAAATTAAACAAGACCTCGAAGGCCAAATCGATGCCAGTATTAAGCAAACCCTTGAGCAAGTTGCCCAAGAAAAAAAGTTAAGTGTAGTACTTTATAAGAACGGGGTTGCCCAAGGCGGTACTGATATAACCGACGAAGTTATCAAGAGAATGCAGTAG
- the lpxD gene encoding UDP-3-O-(3-hydroxymyristoyl)glucosamine N-acyltransferase, which produces MKMRLSDIAELVKGSVIGDGSVEITGVSGIDSAGENDITFAVPPHLDQAALTKAAAVIVPETITEFSKPAIRVENPRVAFTKLLEIFAPQVPIVRGVHNLAVMGEGVKLGKNVAIMAFAVIADDAVIGDNTIIYPHTYIGHKTVIGSDNIIYPNVTIRENCKIGDRVIIHSGAVIGSDGFGFVTEKGRHHKVPQVGNVIIEDDVEIGANVGIDRATTSSTVVKQGTKIDNLVHLAHNVVLGENCLLVAQTGIAGSVKTGRNVTFAGQSGSNGHITIGDNVTFAARSAPISNVASGSFLAGFPARPHREWIKAEASLYKVPDLIKKVRELEKRLAELESGK; this is translated from the coding sequence GTGAAAATGAGATTAAGTGATATCGCTGAACTTGTTAAAGGCTCGGTGATAGGCGACGGAAGTGTAGAAATTACGGGTGTATCCGGTATTGACTCCGCCGGCGAAAACGATATCACTTTTGCAGTGCCGCCCCATCTTGATCAGGCGGCATTGACCAAGGCTGCTGCTGTTATAGTTCCTGAAACAATTACTGAGTTTTCCAAACCGGCCATTCGGGTAGAAAACCCCCGGGTGGCCTTTACTAAGTTGTTGGAAATTTTCGCTCCGCAGGTACCCATCGTGCGGGGTGTACATAATCTGGCAGTCATGGGCGAAGGTGTCAAACTAGGCAAGAATGTCGCGATAATGGCGTTTGCCGTTATTGCCGACGATGCTGTTATCGGCGACAATACAATAATTTATCCGCATACTTATATCGGCCACAAAACGGTAATCGGCAGTGATAATATTATCTATCCTAATGTAACAATTCGGGAGAACTGCAAGATTGGTGATCGGGTTATAATCCATAGCGGAGCCGTTATCGGCAGTGACGGATTTGGGTTTGTAACAGAAAAAGGCCGGCATCACAAAGTACCGCAGGTCGGAAATGTCATTATTGAAGATGATGTTGAAATTGGTGCGAATGTTGGTATCGACCGGGCAACTACTAGCAGCACGGTCGTCAAACAGGGTACTAAAATTGATAATTTAGTGCATTTGGCTCATAATGTGGTACTTGGGGAAAATTGCTTGCTGGTAGCTCAGACCGGCATTGCCGGCAGCGTTAAAACCGGCCGTAATGTTACCTTTGCCGGACAATCGGGCAGTAACGGTCATATTACTATCGGTGACAATGTCACCTTCGCCGCCCGATCGGCGCCAATCAGTAACGTAGCTTCCGGGTCCTTTTTAGCCGGCTTCCCGGCTCGGCCGCATCGTGAATGGATTAAAGCCGAAGCCTCACTATATAAAGTGCCCGACCTTATTAAGAAGGTAAGAGAACTCGAAAAACGCTTAGCCGAGCTAGAAAGCGGCAAATAA
- a CDS encoding YjbH domain-containing protein has product MKKLLYVAIFTLCFGTVTANAAPSVNGSTGLINTPSADVLQEGDFSLGYYHLEEGEVGVFNTNLTGRLELGVAGFRYDGDQDNDTMLNAKYGLIPETILTPGLAIGIEDATDKKDRSLYAVASKGLPLGFRVHVGTGNGRYDGLFAGIEKQISPLGMITGNSVFPATSLIAEYDGEDMNYGARISVVPGLKVDAGWRNHETYFGFSFTK; this is encoded by the coding sequence ATGAAAAAATTACTGTATGTCGCTATATTTACTTTGTGTTTTGGAACAGTTACTGCTAACGCCGCGCCGTCAGTAAATGGCTCAACTGGTTTAATCAATACTCCATCAGCTGATGTTTTACAGGAGGGAGACTTCTCGCTTGGCTATTACCATTTAGAAGAAGGCGAGGTCGGCGTTTTTAACACCAACCTGACAGGACGTCTTGAACTTGGGGTTGCGGGCTTTCGCTATGACGGCGATCAAGATAATGACACAATGCTTAATGCTAAGTATGGTTTAATACCTGAAACAATTTTGACGCCGGGACTGGCAATCGGCATCGAGGATGCCACCGATAAAAAAGATCGTTCGCTGTACGCAGTCGCCAGCAAAGGACTGCCGCTCGGGTTTAGAGTGCATGTCGGTACAGGCAACGGACGATATGACGGCCTTTTTGCCGGGATTGAGAAACAAATCAGTCCCCTTGGAATGATAACCGGCAACAGCGTTTTCCCGGCCACTAGCCTAATTGCTGAATATGACGGAGAAGATATGAATTACGGTGCTCGTATATCGGTAGTGCCGGGTCTAAAGGTCGATGCCGGATGGCGCAATCACGAGACATATTTCGGGTTCAGTTTCACAAAATAG
- a CDS encoding lysophospholipid acyltransferase family protein, whose translation MVYSLVKVFSFIVSTLPSPVRRMLGNLVGEICWPLVPEKRKRLAIDNIKQGFAISESQAKIIAKQSTTRFGRMFMEVLAFPRINKNNIAKHVHMEGAEHLTEALAQGRGVVLATAHSGNWELLGAALAMNGFPLAAVVQKQTNAAMDRFINEYRRLVGMHITYKSSALEMARLLGQGKVIGILMDQDAHSGGVFVDFFGRPASTPQGSAVLARMKDSPIVPAFITENSDGTHTAIIHPYIMPEKTKDKAQDVQATTAKITKIIEQHVRQHPTEWFWLHNRWKTKPPQK comes from the coding sequence ATGGTTTACTCATTAGTTAAAGTATTCAGCTTTATAGTGTCGACGCTGCCATCTCCTGTTCGTCGGATGCTTGGTAACCTGGTAGGAGAAATTTGTTGGCCGCTTGTACCGGAGAAACGCAAACGGTTGGCGATTGATAATATAAAGCAGGGCTTTGCTATCAGCGAAAGTCAGGCCAAAATTATCGCTAAGCAAAGTACCACCAGATTTGGCCGTATGTTTATGGAAGTGCTGGCATTTCCGCGAATCAATAAAAATAATATTGCTAAACATGTTCACATGGAGGGTGCCGAGCATTTAACCGAAGCTCTTGCTCAAGGCCGGGGGGTAGTGTTGGCAACTGCCCATAGCGGCAACTGGGAGCTGCTGGGTGCGGCGCTGGCCATGAATGGCTTTCCGCTTGCTGCAGTTGTTCAAAAGCAAACTAATGCCGCCATGGATCGGTTTATTAACGAATACCGCAGACTGGTCGGCATGCATATAACCTATAAATCAAGCGCACTTGAAATGGCCAGGCTATTAGGGCAAGGCAAAGTTATTGGAATTTTGATGGATCAAGATGCTCATTCCGGCGGAGTATTTGTTGATTTTTTCGGTCGCCCGGCATCGACACCGCAGGGCTCGGCTGTATTAGCCAGAATGAAGGATTCGCCGATTGTTCCGGCGTTCATTACCGAAAATAGTGACGGCACTCACACCGCGATAATTCACCCATATATTATGCCGGAAAAAACTAAAGATAAAGCTCAAGATGTACAAGCCACCACTGCTAAAATCACCAAAATTATCGAACAGCATGTCCGCCAGCACCCTACAGAATGGTTCTGGCTACATAACCGCTGGAAAACCAAGCCGCCGCAAAAATAA
- a CDS encoding amino acid ABC transporter ATP-binding protein: MLAIQNLFKQFGNIKAINDLNLNVARGETVALMGPSGCGKSTTIRSINRLVEPDKGSIIFNGVDILKLNPDELRNVRKKIGFVFQHFNLVDRLTAVENVMLGLVMGGMAKDLAYDKAIDALRKVGLENYHSSKPSEMSGGQQQRVGIARALAFEPNLMLWDEPTASLDPILVREVLVVMEDLAKYRQSAMLVVTHEIAFALHVADRIVLMDKGKIVEEGKPSEVFVKPQSHIGKQYKELIEYQMNTNALTLAGKRIA; this comes from the coding sequence ATGCTTGCTATTCAGAATCTATTCAAACAGTTCGGCAATATCAAAGCTATCAATGACCTAAATCTTAATGTTGCGCGCGGTGAGACGGTGGCTCTTATGGGGCCGTCTGGCTGTGGCAAGTCAACGACAATCCGCAGTATTAACAGGCTGGTTGAACCCGATAAAGGCTCAATCATATTTAACGGAGTTGACATTTTGAAGCTTAATCCTGATGAATTGCGCAATGTGCGCAAGAAAATCGGCTTTGTGTTCCAGCACTTTAACCTTGTGGACCGTTTGACAGCTGTTGAGAACGTAATGCTTGGCCTGGTTATGGGCGGTATGGCTAAAGACCTTGCTTATGACAAGGCAATTGATGCGCTGCGCAAAGTTGGTCTGGAAAATTATCATAGCAGCAAGCCTTCTGAAATGTCCGGCGGTCAGCAGCAGCGCGTCGGTATCGCTCGGGCGCTGGCATTTGAACCTAATCTGATGCTATGGGACGAACCGACGGCATCGCTTGACCCGATTTTGGTACGGGAAGTTCTCGTTGTTATGGAGGACCTGGCAAAGTATCGACAAAGCGCAATGTTAGTAGTAACTCACGAAATTGCCTTTGCCCTGCACGTTGCCGACCGTATCGTCTTAATGGATAAAGGCAAAATAGTAGAAGAAGGAAAACCTTCCGAAGTTTTTGTTAAACCACAGTCGCATATCGGTAAACAATATAAAGAACTCATTGAATATCAAATGAACACTAACGCGCTCACTTTAGCTGGCAAGCGAATTGCGTAA
- the lpxC gene encoding UDP-3-O-[3-hydroxymyristoyl] N-acetylglucosamine deacetylase, with protein sequence MSHQTTLAKSIAYTGIGLHSGKEVSITMNPAPADSGIIFVRVDLPGAPQVTACTANVTAAMRATTLECGLAKVFTVEHLLAALRAMGVDNCLIEINSAEPPVADGSALPFVKLIESAGIAEQVARRHVVQVTEALAVRHEDKFITILPYDGLRITFTSVNPHPLLGVQFGDYEITPELFTQEIAPARTIGFMHEIEALQAQGLALGGSLDNAIVYDDTSVLTPLRFNDELVRHKILDVIGDIALAGFVHGHIIAVKSGHALNTELAEKITSQVTTAKGAE encoded by the coding sequence ATGTCGCACCAAACTACACTAGCTAAATCTATTGCGTATACCGGTATCGGACTCCATTCAGGCAAAGAAGTATCAATTACCATGAACCCGGCCCCAGCTGACTCGGGCATTATTTTTGTTCGGGTCGATCTTCCTGGCGCGCCGCAAGTCACTGCGTGTACCGCTAATGTCACGGCGGCCATGCGGGCCACGACGCTCGAGTGCGGCCTTGCAAAGGTGTTTACCGTAGAACACCTCTTGGCGGCATTAAGGGCAATGGGGGTAGACAACTGCCTGATTGAAATCAATTCGGCCGAACCGCCGGTGGCTGACGGCAGTGCCCTGCCGTTTGTCAAGCTGATTGAGTCAGCCGGTATCGCAGAGCAAGTTGCTCGCCGCCATGTTGTACAGGTGACCGAAGCTCTTGCAGTGCGGCACGAAGATAAATTTATAACTATTTTACCTTATGATGGACTACGAATAACTTTTACCTCTGTTAATCCGCATCCGCTGTTGGGGGTGCAGTTCGGCGATTATGAAATAACCCCCGAATTGTTTACCCAAGAAATTGCTCCGGCCCGCACCATCGGTTTTATGCATGAAATCGAAGCACTGCAGGCTCAGGGGCTAGCGCTTGGCGGCAGTTTGGATAATGCTATTGTCTATGACGACACCTCGGTGCTTACCCCGCTAAGGTTCAACGATGAACTGGTACGCCATAAAATATTGGACGTCATCGGTGACATAGCGCTAGCCGGCTTTGTTCACGGTCATATCATTGCGGTTAAATCAGGTCATGCGCTTAATACTGAATTAGCCGAAAAAATAACATCTCAGGTCACAACTGCTAAGGGAGCTGAATAA
- the fabZ gene encoding 3-hydroxyacyl-ACP dehydratase FabZ: protein MLSITDIQKIIPHRYPFLLVDRIIEIEPMKRAVGIKNVTGNENFFLGHFPGQPVMPGVLILEAMAQVGGVAMLYPEENRGKLAYFAGMERVKFRKPVTPGDQLRMVAELVKVRGNMGKLWAEAYVDDQVVAEGEFLFALVDRS, encoded by the coding sequence ATGTTGTCTATAACTGATATTCAAAAAATTATTCCGCATCGGTATCCGTTCTTGCTGGTCGACCGGATTATCGAAATAGAGCCCATGAAACGGGCAGTAGGTATAAAGAACGTAACCGGTAATGAAAACTTCTTCCTGGGGCATTTTCCCGGCCAGCCGGTAATGCCTGGTGTGCTTATTCTTGAAGCTATGGCTCAGGTTGGCGGTGTTGCTATGCTTTACCCGGAAGAGAACCGTGGTAAGCTGGCCTATTTCGCCGGCATGGAGCGCGTAAAGTTCAGAAAGCCGGTTACGCCTGGTGATCAGCTGCGCATGGTTGCCGAACTGGTTAAGGTTCGCGGCAATATGGGCAAGCTGTGGGCCGAGGCCTACGTTGACGATCAGGTAGTAGCCGAAGGAGAATTCTTATTCGCTTTGGTAGACAGAAGCTAA
- the lpxA gene encoding acyl-ACP--UDP-N-acetylglucosamine O-acyltransferase, with protein sequence MKPEKVIPLRKIHETAVVHPGARIGKDVEIGPYAVIGENVLIGDGTKIGAHVVIDGWTSIGKDCIIYPSASIGADPQDLKFAGEKSYVFIGDNTKIREFATVNRATGEGEETRIGSNCLLMAYTHVAHNCIVGNNVVMSNAATLAGHVIVEDRAVLGGLSGVHQFVKIGRNAMVGGASKVVQDVPPYVIVDGHPAHVSGLNNVGMARAGIGPEARRNLKKAYKILYRSSLSLAQAIAVMEQELDACPEVEHFLRFLRNAERGICRTRREAAE encoded by the coding sequence ATGAAACCGGAAAAGGTAATTCCACTGCGTAAGATACATGAAACAGCAGTTGTACACCCTGGAGCCCGCATCGGTAAAGATGTTGAAATTGGGCCTTACGCTGTTATCGGTGAAAATGTTTTAATCGGCGATGGTACTAAAATTGGTGCCCATGTAGTCATAGATGGATGGACCAGTATCGGTAAAGACTGTATAATTTACCCTAGCGCTTCAATCGGCGCAGATCCGCAGGATCTTAAATTCGCCGGTGAAAAAAGCTATGTATTTATTGGTGACAATACCAAGATCAGAGAGTTTGCTACCGTTAACCGGGCAACCGGCGAAGGCGAAGAAACCCGCATCGGTTCAAACTGTTTGCTGATGGCTTACACTCATGTTGCGCACAACTGTATTGTTGGCAATAATGTTGTTATGTCCAATGCGGCAACGCTGGCCGGCCACGTAATTGTTGAAGACCGTGCCGTACTAGGCGGTCTATCCGGCGTTCATCAGTTTGTAAAAATCGGCCGCAATGCCATGGTTGGCGGCGCGTCCAAAGTGGTGCAGGATGTTCCGCCGTATGTTATTGTTGACGGCCATCCAGCGCATGTGTCGGGTCTTAATAATGTTGGCATGGCTCGTGCCGGCATCGGACCGGAAGCCCGCCGCAATCTTAAAAAAGCGTACAAAATTCTCTATCGTTCTAGCTTAAGCCTTGCGCAGGCAATTGCTGTTATGGAACAAGAACTTGATGCTTGCCCGGAAGTAGAACATTTCCTCCGCTTCCTGCGTAATGCTGAGCGTGGTATTTGCCGTACCCGCCGTGAAGCTGCTGAATAA
- a CDS encoding LpxI family protein: protein MKTIGLLAGIGRLPVEFARAARGMGFKVIAIGVVPGVDPELSEAADKFYSISVGELDNIINTLQNEQASEVTMIGKVTKELMFAGTVQLDDRIRKMLASLPDNSDDTIMLGFVREMASEGIGVLDQTALIRQLMPGAGQISARVPTASEKADMEFGLKMAKQIGGLDIGQTVVVKNLAVMAVEAIEGTDACILRGGELGRGDVVVAKVAKPNQDSRFDVPTVGPDTLAVMIKAKAKALVIEAGATLLVDKATVIRMADENGIAIIAM from the coding sequence ATGAAGACGATTGGTTTGTTAGCCGGTATCGGACGACTGCCGGTAGAATTTGCCCGTGCCGCTCGCGGCATGGGCTTTAAAGTGATAGCAATCGGTGTTGTGCCCGGGGTTGACCCTGAACTGAGCGAGGCTGCTGACAAGTTTTATTCGATCAGCGTTGGTGAACTTGACAACATTATTAATACCTTACAGAATGAACAGGCTAGCGAAGTCACGATGATCGGCAAGGTTACCAAAGAGCTAATGTTTGCCGGTACAGTACAGCTTGACGACCGCATCCGCAAAATGCTGGCAAGCCTTCCTGATAACAGCGATGATACCATTATGCTGGGGTTTGTGCGTGAAATGGCATCCGAAGGCATCGGTGTGCTCGACCAGACTGCCCTTATTCGGCAATTAATGCCGGGAGCGGGTCAAATCTCTGCACGGGTTCCGACTGCCAGTGAAAAGGCTGATATGGAGTTTGGCTTAAAAATGGCCAAGCAGATTGGCGGACTTGATATTGGTCAGACCGTTGTTGTCAAAAATCTTGCCGTAATGGCGGTAGAAGCCATCGAAGGAACTGACGCCTGCATCTTGCGCGGCGGTGAACTTGGCCGGGGCGATGTTGTTGTGGCCAAAGTAGCCAAGCCCAACCAGGACTCGCGCTTTGATGTACCCACTGTCGGACCGGATACCTTGGCTGTTATGATTAAGGCCAAGGCCAAAGCCTTGGTAATCGAAGCCGGGGCAACGCTGCTAGTTGACAAAGCTACTGTCATCAGAATGGCTGATGAGAATGGGATAGCAATAATTGCTATGTAA
- the lpxB gene encoding lipid-A-disaccharide synthase — translation MYKIMISVGEASGDLHGASVANALKLACPDIKLFGMGGQAMRQAGVDIVYDIADLGVIGLVEVVKNLPRLFKLRDKLAEIMEHERPDALVIIDYPGFNMRLAKVAKKKGIPVISYISPSVWAWGKGRAKGVAETVEAIAAIFPFEAEAYKAAGANVTYVGHPLVDIVKPSMEKADAYRHFGADPSKPVLLLMPGSRKQEILSLLPDMLGAAEKIVKKVPDCQVFLPVASTISREMLQNIFNNYRVSVKLTEGNNYDLMNIADVGIAASGTVTLEAALMKLPTVIVYRVVPLTYMLGKVLVKIPHISLPNIIAGREIVPELLQGEVNPDKIARYTLEILLNKGMRDQILTDLAEVNSKLGECGAVRRVADVILSIAAKGPGGN, via the coding sequence ATGTACAAAATCATGATCTCAGTAGGCGAAGCATCAGGCGATTTGCATGGAGCAAGTGTTGCGAACGCGCTTAAATTAGCCTGCCCTGATATAAAACTGTTTGGCATGGGCGGACAGGCTATGCGCCAAGCCGGGGTTGATATTGTTTATGATATCGCCGATCTAGGCGTAATCGGTTTAGTCGAAGTTGTTAAAAATTTGCCTCGTCTATTCAAGCTGCGTGATAAGCTGGCCGAGATTATGGAGCATGAGCGGCCGGATGCGTTAGTTATTATCGACTATCCCGGCTTTAATATGCGACTGGCGAAAGTCGCCAAAAAGAAAGGCATCCCGGTAATTTCATATATCAGCCCGTCAGTTTGGGCATGGGGCAAAGGCCGGGCAAAAGGCGTGGCAGAAACCGTCGAAGCGATAGCAGCTATTTTTCCCTTCGAGGCCGAGGCTTACAAGGCGGCCGGTGCTAATGTTACCTACGTCGGCCATCCGCTTGTTGATATAGTTAAGCCGTCAATGGAAAAGGCCGACGCTTATCGCCATTTTGGCGCTGACCCGTCCAAGCCAGTCTTATTATTAATGCCGGGAAGCCGTAAGCAGGAAATTCTCAGCTTGCTGCCTGATATGTTAGGTGCTGCTGAAAAAATTGTCAAAAAGGTTCCCGACTGCCAGGTTTTTTTGCCGGTAGCTTCGACAATTTCCCGGGAAATGCTGCAGAATATTTTCAATAATTACAGGGTTTCTGTTAAGCTGACAGAAGGAAATAACTATGATTTGATGAATATTGCCGATGTTGGCATTGCGGCATCAGGTACCGTGACCCTCGAGGCAGCGCTAATGAAGTTGCCTACCGTTATTGTTTACCGCGTAGTGCCACTTACCTATATGCTTGGCAAGGTTCTTGTCAAGATTCCGCACATCAGCCTGCCAAATATTATCGCTGGGCGCGAAATCGTTCCTGAACTGCTGCAGGGGGAGGTTAATCCTGATAAAATTGCCAGATATACTTTGGAGATTCTCCTCAACAAAGGCATGCGCGATCAGATATTAACAGACCTTGCGGAAGTAAACAGTAAACTTGGCGAATGCGGCGCGGTGCGTCGGGTAGCCGATGTCATTTTATCAATTGCTGCGAAAGGTCCTGGAGGAAATTAA
- the msbA gene encoding lipid A export permease/ATP-binding protein MsbA, whose product MKTYLRLLQYIKPYIPRLIIAVICMIFASGANLYVPWILKDVIDQVLSEKDMMRLNIIAGGIIVIYFLRGIFFYGQTYLMSYIGQRVVIDIRETIYRHLQRLQLSYFEKRKTGTVMSYITNDVTALQGALVDSVIELVTEGMILVGSIAAMFYLDWKLSLMTFITMPLVAQTMKIFGKRMRTASSVLQERTADITSILQEAISSIRVIKSFVREDYEIDRFNRQNISNFRAHMKTSQLSATLTPMIEFLAAIGVTVIIWLGGREVIAGEITAGALIAFLMYAVNISNPVKRLSRVYSHIQKAMAAADRIFEVLDTEPEIKDAPNATELPHIKGHVKFDKVSFEYKAGEPVLKNVDIDAKPGQMVAIVGPSGAGKTTIANLIPRFYDVTAGTVTIDGFDIRKVTLASLREQIGIVPQETVLFNGTVYENILYGDFNASEEQVIAAAKAANAHKFITDMPDGYQTQIGERGSKLSGGQRQRIAIARAILKNPQVLILDEATSALDTESEHLVQEALDKLMIGRTSFVIAHRLTTVQRADVILVMERGEIVERGTHAELLQQGGLYSKLHQVQFGDSE is encoded by the coding sequence ATGAAGACATACCTTCGCTTATTACAATATATAAAACCATATATACCCCGTCTGATAATCGCGGTCATTTGCATGATCTTTGCATCGGGGGCTAACCTATATGTACCATGGATATTAAAAGATGTTATTGATCAAGTATTATCCGAAAAGGATATGATGAGGCTCAATATCATTGCTGGCGGAATTATAGTTATCTATTTTTTGCGCGGCATTTTCTTCTATGGCCAAACCTATTTAATGTCGTACATTGGCCAAAGAGTTGTTATTGATATCCGGGAAACAATCTATCGCCATCTCCAACGCTTGCAGTTGTCTTATTTCGAAAAACGTAAAACTGGTACCGTAATGAGCTATATAACAAATGACGTCACGGCTTTGCAGGGGGCTTTGGTTGATAGCGTCATCGAACTGGTAACTGAAGGAATGATACTTGTAGGATCGATAGCAGCAATGTTTTACCTGGACTGGAAACTATCGCTTATGACCTTCATTACGATGCCGCTGGTAGCTCAGACCATGAAAATATTCGGTAAAAGAATGCGTACAGCCAGTTCCGTATTACAGGAACGGACCGCAGATATAACTTCAATTTTACAGGAAGCAATATCATCAATTCGCGTTATTAAGTCATTTGTTCGGGAAGATTATGAAATCGACCGCTTCAACAGACAAAATATATCTAACTTCCGGGCGCATATGAAGACGTCTCAGCTGTCGGCAACCCTGACACCGATGATTGAGTTCTTAGCCGCAATTGGCGTAACCGTTATTATTTGGTTAGGCGGCCGTGAAGTTATTGCCGGCGAGATAACGGCGGGAGCGCTTATCGCTTTCCTAATGTATGCTGTAAACATATCAAATCCGGTAAAACGTTTGAGTCGTGTATATAGTCATATTCAGAAAGCGATGGCAGCAGCCGATCGGATTTTTGAAGTGTTAGACACAGAACCTGAAATCAAGGACGCTCCAAATGCAACCGAGCTCCCTCATATAAAGGGACATGTCAAATTTGATAAAGTCAGTTTTGAGTATAAGGCTGGCGAGCCTGTCCTTAAAAATGTTGATATCGACGCCAAACCCGGCCAGATGGTAGCCATTGTCGGGCCGAGCGGGGCCGGTAAGACCACCATTGCCAATCTTATTCCGCGCTTTTATGATGTGACTGCAGGTACAGTTACTATTGACGGATTTGACATTAGAAAAGTTACTTTGGCTTCGCTTCGTGAGCAGATTGGCATTGTGCCGCAAGAGACTGTACTGTTTAACGGCACTGTCTATGAAAACATTCTCTATGGGGATTTTAATGCCTCCGAAGAACAAGTAATTGCGGCTGCAAAAGCCGCCAATGCCCATAAATTTATAACTGACATGCCGGATGGTTACCAAACGCAGATTGGCGAGCGTGGCTCCAAATTGTCTGGCGGTCAGCGTCAGCGGATTGCGATCGCCCGCGCTATCCTAAAAAACCCGCAAGTCCTTATCCTTGACGAGGCCACGTCAGCACTTGATACTGAGAGTGAGCATCTTGTTCAAGAGGCTCTGGACAAACTGATGATTGGTCGGACATCCTTCGTCATTGCCCACCGGCTGACAACCGTCCAGCGCGCCGATGTTATCCTGGTAATGGAACGCGGTGAAATCGTAGAACGCGGCACTCATGCCGAACTGCTTCAGCAAGGCGGTCTGTACAGCAAACTGCATCAAGTGCAGTTCGGGGACAGCGAATAA